The genomic DNA ATTAAAGTTCACCGACGTTTGGTAACTTTCGGCGCCGAGCTCAACGGTTGCCACATCACTCAAACGCACAACAGATTGGCCATCACTGCTGATCACCAAATCTTCAAATTGCTTAACGTCATGAATGTCAGTGGCAGCGTTCAAATCAATCGCCACGTCTTGGCCTTTGGTGCGCCCCAGCGTAGCAAGCACATTATTGCTGCGCAGGGCGGCAATCACATCCGTGCCTGTGAGATCGTAAGCGGCCATTTTGACCGAGTCGAGCCAGATCCGCATCGCAAAGCTACTGGCACCCAACACATCAGCACGCTGGACACCGGGAATCGTCGACAGTTGTGGCTCGACCACCCGGACCAAGTAATCGGTAATTTGATTGTCAGTGAGGACGTCAGAGTAGAAGGCGAGGTACATTGCCGCGACGGTTTCCCCCACCTGCAGGGTAACGACGGGCTCACGGGCATCATCTGGTAGCTCAGAGCGCACCTTATTCACCTGTGCAGCAATTTGCGTGAGTGCTTCATTCGGATCGTAATCGAGACGCAAGTAGGCCTCAATGGTGCTCACACCGGCGGTTGAAGTCGAGACTAAGTAATCAATCCCTTCGGAGGCAGCAATTTCACGCTCTAGCGGCGTGGTGATAAACCCTTGAATCAAATCAGCATCTGCACCGATATAAGTGGTAGAGACACTCACCACCGCATTTTTGATCTCGGGGAATTGGCGTACATTCATGTCCGTGATAGCGCGTAAGCCGAGCAAGATAATGAATAGGCTCACTACGGAGGCCAAAACGGGTTTCTTGATAAAGACGTCGGTAAATCGCATCGAATCGCTCCTATTGATTCACAACGTTGGGATCAAGATCTTCGCTTGGCTGAACTCGTTCGTTGTCACTGATCTTGATGTTGCTGCCATTACGGAGCTTGAGGAGGCCGGAGGTAACGATACGGTCACCGGGTTGAAGGCCGTCTTTAATCACAATCATGTCACCGCGGCGCGCGCCCGTTTGCACAAAGCGCTGTTGGACCGTCAATGCATCGTCTTGCTCTTGGATCACGAATACCGCGTTGCCATACGGGTTAAATTGAATCGCGCTTTGTGGTGCCAGCAAGACATTTTGCGTTTCTTCACCTTGATCAAGACTCACGCGTGCGAACATGCCTGACCGTAAAATGGTATCTGGGTTGTCAAAGGTAGCTTGAATGTCGACACTGCGACTCGAGGGCGTGACAACCGGCGAAATCGCAGTCACTGTGCCGGTAAAGACCTCGTCGGGCTGTGCGCTAATCGTGGCAGAAACGGTTTGGCCATTTCTCAGCGTGCTGAGCTGCTGCTCGGGTAAGGTAAAGTTGAGGTGGATGGGAGTCACTGACGTGAGTGTCGCAACGGCTGTCCCCGGCGCAATGAGTTGGCCAAGACTGACTTCTCGGATGCCAATGATGCCGTCGAAAGGCGCGGTTAATGCCTTTTGCTCGATGCGCGCTTTTTGGCTGTCGACGGCGGCGATCGCTTGCTTGGCTTCACTTTCTTTGCGCTTTAGCTCAGATTCAGAGACATTTTTGTCTTTAAACAGCCGTTGATAGCGTCTCAACTCAAGTTGAGCAAGCTCTGCGACGGACTCGAGCCGACGAAGCTCTGCTTCATCAACACTGGCATCCAAGGTGACCAGTAATTGTCCCTTTTTCACCGATGTCGCATTGTCGAACAAGATATTGTTGACGATGCCGCTTGCCTCGGTGGTTAGCTGGGTGTCATTAATGGCCGCAAAGCTACCAATGGTGGTTTGTTGTTCTCGCCAAGGGTGGGTTGAGACTGTGGTGGCCGTCACGGTGACCGTAGGGGCAGGCATGTTGTCAAAGAATTGGTTCATAAAATGGTTGCCTACCGCTTTGTAAGCAAAAATTCCCCCAAAAAGGAGACCACATGCGACTAACATAATAATCAAACGTTTTATCATAAAAATCCCTGAACAGAGTTGCTATCACCACCCTTGGCTAACAAGTACAGACGAAGGCGCAAAAGGTCGATTAAACCAATAACAAATATCGAATTGACCAATACAAACCTTATCACTGTTTGGTTCATTAATTGGGAGTAAATTGATGATCTTGTGGTATGACGCAGCTTAACGTTATCTGTCAGATGGAATAAGGAGAGAGCGGATGCTATTAAATGCAAACAGTACGGTGAGCGAAGCGGCGCTGCGTGCCATGGCACATATGCCAACGCGCAGTTTGCCGGTGCTGGTGGATAACAGCTTCAGCCAAAAACTAACTGATGCGGACTTGATGCGCATTGCGGTGCTGCTAGCCCAAAAAAGCGCTGAAGAAGGAGGATGCCCCATCGGCGCGGTGATTATTGACAATGAGACCCGCCAAATTGTGGGTAAAGGACACAACACCTTGGTGCAAGAGAATCACCCCTACAACCACGGTGAAACGGCCGCAATACGTGATGCCGGGCGAATTGATTTTAGCCAAACAACCTTGTTTACCAGTTTAAGCCCATGCGATGTGTGTGCGACATTGATCACCATGCGCGGTTTCTCTCGCGTGGTGGTGGGGGATGTCACCAGTGCGAGCGGTAACGAGACGATGCTGCAAGAGAAAGGGGTGACGGTTGATGTGCTGGAAGATCCGCAGGGCATTGCGTTGTATCAGCAATTTAGAGCCGAGCACCCCGAACAAGAGTTGGAAGATTGGCAAGGTGTGAGCGCCGTAAACGCTCGACAAGGATGAAGCGCCGCCCAAAGGCGGCGCTAGTGAGTCGACAAAATAAGATTTAGCTATTGATCACGTGCAGAAAGTGCAGATGCTTTTCGTAGTGATCCAGCATATCTTCAATCACTTGCGCTTGGTTATAGCCCGCAATATTGTATTGTTGTCCACCTTCTCGCAAGAATACCTCTGCGCGATAATGATGTGGCGTATCCAATGTCTCATTATCCGCTAAGGTTTTCAGGTTAAATGTGTGGCTCGCGTAGGCACGGGCTCGTACTCCGTAAATAAAATCAGGGTCATTACCGTGGTGAACTCGCAGATAGCAGCGATCGTGTTCGCGGTTGATACTGACATCCAGCGCCTGTTTCTCAAGCTCTTCAGCGACCGCACGCATCGCGGGCTCAATGGTTTTATCCAACATCACCGCAATTTCCTGCCACTCAGGTGAAGCAACCAAGGTTTGTAGACGATTTTGCCAGTTTTCTGCGTAATGTGGGCTATGGCGTGTCACATTGCCCGGTATCGTCGCCAGATGCTGAAGGCTATCACGTTTGAGCGCCTCCATTTTTAAGGCTTTAAGCAAACCAAAGCCAACGGCGAGTAAAATGACTGCAAAAGGCAGTGCCGAAGTCAGAGAGGCCGCTTGCAGTGCAGATAACACATTGCTACCGCCAGCCACGACTAACGCTGAGGCAACTAAACCTTCAGCGAGTGCCCAGAATATACGCAATTTTACCGGCGACTCGCCATTGTCCTTGGACGTTAAGGTATCAATCACCAACGAACCCGAATCGGATGAGGTGACAAAAAAGGTGATCACTAATAAGGTTGCAATCACGGAGGATACCCCCGCCAACGGGAAGTTATCCAAAAAATGGAATAACGATGTTGAACTGTTGGCAAACACTTGGTCTACCAAGTTTGGCATAGTGTTGGTAAGAATACCGTGTAGCGCGGTATCGCCAAACACAGTTAGCCAAATAAAGGTGACACCGACAGGGACAAAAATAACACCTAGAATGAATTCGCGAATTGTCCGACCGCGAGATATCCTTGCGATAAACATCCCTACAAACGGTGACCAAGCGATAAACCACGCCCAGTAAAAGAGTGTCCAACCCCCTAAGAAGCCATCTGTACTCTCATCACCCGTGTAGGCGTAAGCATTAAATGTCATATCAACCATT from Salinivibrio kushneri includes the following:
- a CDS encoding BCCT family transporter is translated as MRHEQSSISAGINPPVFYPAAALIAAFVIFTISMPDTAGALFGSAQAWIIDTFGWFYLLAMGLYLGLALIFALSRYGQFKLGPDHSEPEFSYHSWFAMLFSAGMGIGLIFYGVAEPVFHYATPVVGEGNTAEAAKAAMRMTFFHWGLHAWGVYAIVALALAYFSFRHRLPLRISSALYPLIGKRIHGPIGYTVDVFAVFGTMFGIATSLGLGVMQINAGLNYLFDIPTTTSVQLVLIACVTGLATISVVLGLDGGIRRLSDLNLWLAVALLLFVVAVGPTLFIFETLGQNIGTYLSSMVDMTFNAYAYTGDESTDGFLGGWTLFYWAWFIAWSPFVGMFIARISRGRTIREFILGVIFVPVGVTFIWLTVFGDTALHGILTNTMPNLVDQVFANSSTSLFHFLDNFPLAGVSSVIATLLVITFFVTSSDSGSLVIDTLTSKDNGESPVKLRIFWALAEGLVASALVVAGGSNVLSALQAASLTSALPFAVILLAVGFGLLKALKMEALKRDSLQHLATIPGNVTRHSPHYAENWQNRLQTLVASPEWQEIAVMLDKTIEPAMRAVAEELEKQALDVSINREHDRCYLRVHHGNDPDFIYGVRARAYASHTFNLKTLADNETLDTPHHYRAEVFLREGGQQYNIAGYNQAQVIEDMLDHYEKHLHFLHVINS
- a CDS encoding efflux RND transporter periplasmic adaptor subunit, with protein sequence MIKRLIIMLVACGLLFGGIFAYKAVGNHFMNQFFDNMPAPTVTVTATTVSTHPWREQQTTIGSFAAINDTQLTTEASGIVNNILFDNATSVKKGQLLVTLDASVDEAELRRLESVAELAQLELRRYQRLFKDKNVSESELKRKESEAKQAIAAVDSQKARIEQKALTAPFDGIIGIREVSLGQLIAPGTAVATLTSVTPIHLNFTLPEQQLSTLRNGQTVSATISAQPDEVFTGTVTAISPVVTPSSRSVDIQATFDNPDTILRSGMFARVSLDQGEETQNVLLAPQSAIQFNPYGNAVFVIQEQDDALTVQQRFVQTGARRGDMIVIKDGLQPGDRIVTSGLLKLRNGSNIKISDNERVQPSEDLDPNVVNQ
- a CDS encoding nucleoside deaminase — its product is MLLNANSTVSEAALRAMAHMPTRSLPVLVDNSFSQKLTDADLMRIAVLLAQKSAEEGGCPIGAVIIDNETRQIVGKGHNTLVQENHPYNHGETAAIRDAGRIDFSQTTLFTSLSPCDVCATLITMRGFSRVVVGDVTSASGNETMLQEKGVTVDVLEDPQGIALYQQFRAEHPEQELEDWQGVSAVNARQG